The genome window TTTTTAGCCTCTTCTTTAGGTTTTTCGGCTTCAGGAAGTATGGGCTCGGGCTTGATTGGTTTTTCTTCCACCGGTTTCACCGGTTCTTTAGTTTTTTCTTCTCCTGTTTCAGCCACGGTTTTGGGCTGTTCTTCAGTTGAACTTGTCTTTAACTCTTGAAACGAGGGTATCTCTTCGATTTCACCGGGTTCGATCTTCATCTCCTGCTCGGGCGTGGGTGCTACAGACTGAGATCCCACGATCTCTTCTTTGGGTGGCTCTTCAATGGTTTCTTCACTGATAATCGGGGCTGCTGGTTGGGAGATCAAGGCTTCTGCCTCTCCAGGTGCTGAGCCCGCCGGCATTGTCTCCTCAACAGTAATTGGCTCTTCAGGTTTTACCAGGAATTCTTCCAGCGAAAGGATCTCCTCGGATTCCGTTGTTGTTTTTTCTTCAGCAGATTTGACTGGTTCCACTTTGATCTCCTCAAGCAGCGGTTGCGGTTCTATGGGCGGTGGTGTCACAGGTTGGTCCAGATCGACTACCCGTTCACCCAGTTGAGGCTCCGGAGGTGGAGGAACTTCTACTTTGGGCATAGTGGAGATCTCTTCTGGTCGGAGATAGGTCTCAAGCCCCATCTCGGCGATCTTTTCTTCTTCAACTTTTTTTATTTCCTGCACTACCCCGGAAATTTTATTCTTTAATTCATTTATTTTATGCTTCAAAGCCAGGTCAGTGGGGTCCATAAAACTTAAGTGTTCATATACCTTCAGCGCTTCTTCAAGATTTCCCTGACGCTCGTATTCCTGAGCAAGTGTTAGGGTATAAATCTCTCCTTTCCGCTGTGTGGCCTCCAACTGGGCGAGTCGGTTTTTTGCCATTTCATCACTCGGGTCAATCGAGATTATCCCTTTATATGCTTTAATCTGGCAGGCTTCATCTTTTAGATTTTCACATACCTGGGCTAAAAGTCGGAGCGCTACAATGTTTACTGGATCAAGCTGTATCGTCTTTTCCAGGGCCTCTTTGGCCTGGTTGAACATTCTTTTATCATAGTAACACTTACCAAGAATCAGATGCGCCAGCGGATACTGAGGATGATATTGGAGCCCCTGTTTGAGCACTTCCAGCGCCTCGTCGACCATATTATTCTTCCGATAGGCATCTGCAAGTTGCACAAAAATCCGCGATTTGGGATCCTTATTATAGCGCTCGGCTAACCGCGCAATTTCTGTGAAATCTTGTTCGGCCATTTATGCCTCCAACAATTTATTTTAATCAAATAATAAAGATTGTCAAGGGAATCATTCATGCCATTCTGACCGTTGGACCGAGTTCATCATAACTTCAAGACCCATCAGGTAATCAGTTTTTCTTTCTCCCGGGAGAAAGAGCATACCATCAATCACATATAAAAAATCGTCTTTGGCTAAAAAATAGGTTAAAAAGGGACCACCGGCGACGAGCGAGTCATTTTGCCATACACCCTTCAAGCGCAGTCCTTGCATTCCTTTGAATTCTATTCGTGCGGCAGTAGTAAAATCTTTTACTACATAATCCCCGTGGTAGAAACGGCGGGTGAGGTCGTTTCTTTTTTCAATAGCCAGCGAATCATTGACCGGCAGACTTCCCCTTTCTTGATAAAAAAATACGATCCGGTCTGGATAGTGGGTATGGACATAAACAAAATTCTCGTTCTGGTAGGTTGAGTCAATCATCCAGCCCACCGGCACATCCACTGTCCAGCCCAGGCGTTTTAAATGGTTTTTTATATTTTGATCCATTTCTTTCTCATAGAAAGATGTCTTAACTTTTTGGTAGTAAGCCTCTTCCAGAATTTTTTTGATCATTTTCTGGTATTTAACTATCCCCGGTTTTGTATATTCGGGATCCGAGGTGGCTAAAATTACTACGGTCTGGTTTTTTGCCCAAAGGTTTTGGACTTTAAAAAGATTGAAGGTATCACGCTGGGTGGCATTGCGTGCTTCCTCACTAAGTAATTCGTAGATAAAATTTTCTTTCAATGAGCCGTAAAGAAAGAGCGAATGGAAAAGTTTGACATTTTTTAAACTCGTGTCAGGAGCAAAGACGAACACAAAATACGGTTCTCGCTGGGGGACAAGGTGATAAATCTGGAGATTTTCTTTGATGAAACTGGAATCAATCTCAGATGCAACCACGACTACATCCCGGGCTTTTCCCACACTCACCGGCATATTACGACAATAGAAGAACCACACCAACATGAAGGTGAGGGGAAAGAGTCGAGTTTTAAAAAATCTCATTTTAAATTATATTAATTAAATGGGAAATGTCAACAGCAAAGGCGTCTTTAAAGTTCAATATTTTATAATACTCTTTTTGAGCGTGTCTCCGAGAAAAAGGAAATAAATCCCGCTAGGCACTTCTCGGCCTGTTTCATCTGTGCAATTCCAAACCCACTCAAAGCCTTCTGATTTTGGCAACGAAAAATTTTTTATTCTTCTGCCAGCTATATCATAGATCACGATATTACTGATATTCGAAAGGTATCCACTGATGCGGACTGTGTTCCTACAGGGTGAAGGGAAGATCCGGAAGGTGTTCGGTGATCCAGGATATTTCCTGGACAATTCCTCCACCCCTGTTTGGTCCGGATATGTTCTCACCAGGTAAGCATTATCGTCGCCCGCACCGTAGGAATTGGTAATTCCTGCAATGATATAACCGTCATCCGAAGTTTTTTTGATAGAGTAGGCACAATCAGTGCCCGGACCACCGTATATCAATGTCCAGAGATTTAGACCTGCCGTATCTGTGCGCACTGTATACATTTCGTAACTGAAGTTCCCGGCGAGAATATAATTATTGTTGCCGATTTCCTGGACTGAAAATGCGGTATCATTATTCAGACTCCCCTGAAACCGACTCCAGACCAAGGTACCTCGCTGGTTGTATCTTAAAAGGCACCATTCCTGCCCGAGCAAGGTGAAGTAAGCGGTGCCACAAACAATGTATCCAGAATCTAAGGTCTCCTGGATACAAAAGCCGGATTCGTCAAAATAAGTACCGTAAAGGCTCAT of candidate division WOR-3 bacterium contains these proteins:
- a CDS encoding tetratricopeptide repeat protein, with the protein product MAEQDFTEIARLAERYNKDPKSRIFVQLADAYRKNNMVDEALEVLKQGLQYHPQYPLAHLILGKCYYDKRMFNQAKEALEKTIQLDPVNIVALRLLAQVCENLKDEACQIKAYKGIISIDPSDEMAKNRLAQLEATQRKGEIYTLTLAQEYERQGNLEEALKVYEHLSFMDPTDLALKHKINELKNKISGVVQEIKKVEEEKIAEMGLETYLRPEEISTMPKVEVPPPPEPQLGERVVDLDQPVTPPPIEPQPLLEEIKVEPVKSAEEKTTTESEEILSLEEFLVKPEEPITVEETMPAGSAPGEAEALISQPAAPIISEETIEEPPKEEIVGSQSVAPTPEQEMKIEPGEIEEIPSFQELKTSSTEEQPKTVAETGEEKTKEPVKPVEEKPIKPEPILPEAEKPKEEAKKEETPKPKEEDFKSFQDWLQSLLK
- a CDS encoding DUF4837 family protein; translation: MRFFKTRLFPLTFMLVWFFYCRNMPVSVGKARDVVVVASEIDSSFIKENLQIYHLVPQREPYFVFVFAPDTSLKNVKLFHSLFLYGSLKENFIYELLSEEARNATQRDTFNLFKVQNLWAKNQTVVILATSDPEYTKPGIVKYQKMIKKILEEAYYQKVKTSFYEKEMDQNIKNHLKRLGWTVDVPVGWMIDSTYQNENFVYVHTHYPDRIVFFYQERGSLPVNDSLAIEKRNDLTRRFYHGDYVVKDFTTAARIEFKGMQGLRLKGVWQNDSLVAGGPFLTYFLAKDDFLYVIDGMLFLPGERKTDYLMGLEVMMNSVQRSEWHE